A region from the Arthrobacter gengyunqii genome encodes:
- the pdxT gene encoding pyridoxal 5'-phosphate synthase glutaminase subunit PdxT yields the protein MTSDGSLRVGVLALQGGVREHAAALAAAGATAVPVRRPGELDGLHGLVLPGGESTTIDKLMRTFGVYAPLQERIRNGFPVYGSCAGMILLADRISDPARNGSGEPQQTLGGLDMDVRRNAFGRQRESFETLLDFKGLENLPSANGALSAPPVHAVFIRAPWVEKTGNSVEVLAQVPPREGGHASAAEFVARIVAVRSGNLLATSFHPEVTGESRIHELFIQIIRGEA from the coding sequence ATGACAAGCGATGGTTCCCTTCGGGTGGGTGTGCTGGCGCTGCAGGGCGGGGTCCGCGAGCATGCGGCTGCACTGGCGGCAGCGGGAGCCACTGCGGTTCCGGTTCGTCGTCCCGGGGAACTGGACGGGCTCCATGGGCTGGTGCTTCCGGGCGGCGAGTCCACCACCATCGACAAGCTGATGCGCACCTTCGGCGTCTATGCGCCGCTGCAGGAACGGATCCGGAACGGGTTTCCGGTCTACGGATCCTGCGCCGGAATGATCCTGCTCGCAGACCGCATCTCGGATCCGGCGCGCAACGGAAGCGGTGAACCTCAGCAGACCCTGGGCGGGCTGGACATGGATGTGCGCCGCAACGCGTTTGGCCGCCAGCGGGAGTCCTTTGAAACCCTGCTGGATTTCAAGGGCCTGGAAAACCTGCCGTCCGCAAACGGTGCTCTTTCCGCGCCTCCGGTGCACGCTGTTTTTATCCGTGCGCCCTGGGTGGAAAAGACCGGTAATTCAGTCGAGGTCCTGGCTCAGGTTCCGCCGCGGGAGGGTGGTCATGCGTCTGCTGCGGAATTCGTCGCTAGAATTGTGGCAGTGCGTTCTGGAAACCTGCTGGCCACCTCGTTCCATCCGGAGGTAACGGGGGAGAGCCGGATCCATGAACTTTTTATCCAGATCATCAGAGGAGAAGCGTAG
- a CDS encoding DUF1727 domain-containing protein, with protein sequence MSSFSVLTGKLVRSASKLRGGGSALPGLVVEKIDPDFIRRTLADLPLGVAVVSGTNGKTTTTKMVVELLESQGLKVFTNRTGSNFTRGVAAALLGEVDWRGRLDADVAVLELDEAHAVHFVKLIQPRYSLLLNVLRDQLDRFGEIDKTTRLLEAIAKATTGTVVLNREDPRVAGIAASLDKQEVRYFGLHESLRSTFPNDDEMRGTSAEAAAAVLPADVVLERVAETDADFRVDNTVVTTGLKLRGVYNIFNAAAALALARVIAGPQANSEALFTALSNVEPAFGRGESLVVNGQPLELVLVKNPSGFRLGLKSFAAHGYSTMIAINDNYADGRDMSWLWDVDFETLAENGVDMVTGVRAYDMALRLKYDDVPVAAIDPDITDALKKFIASSGSSPMRIFCTYTAMLAVRRELSKITTVEVVS encoded by the coding sequence ATGAGTTCTTTCTCCGTCCTGACAGGCAAGCTGGTCCGCAGTGCCTCCAAACTGCGCGGCGGCGGCTCCGCACTGCCCGGCCTGGTGGTGGAGAAAATCGACCCCGATTTCATCCGCCGCACCCTGGCTGACCTGCCGCTCGGTGTTGCCGTGGTGTCCGGCACCAACGGCAAGACCACCACCACCAAAATGGTGGTGGAGCTGCTCGAAAGCCAGGGCCTGAAGGTCTTCACCAACCGCACGGGCAGCAACTTCACCCGCGGTGTTGCCGCGGCCCTGCTCGGCGAAGTGGATTGGCGCGGACGCCTCGATGCCGACGTCGCCGTCCTGGAACTGGACGAAGCGCATGCCGTGCACTTCGTGAAGCTGATTCAGCCGCGTTATTCGCTGCTGTTGAACGTCCTGCGGGACCAGCTGGACCGCTTCGGCGAGATCGACAAGACCACCCGCCTGCTGGAGGCCATTGCCAAGGCCACCACCGGCACCGTGGTCCTGAACCGCGAAGACCCGCGCGTGGCCGGCATCGCAGCCTCTCTGGACAAGCAGGAGGTCCGCTACTTCGGCCTCCACGAGTCCCTGCGCAGCACCTTCCCGAACGACGACGAGATGCGCGGCACTTCGGCCGAAGCCGCAGCCGCTGTGCTGCCCGCCGACGTCGTGCTGGAGCGTGTGGCCGAAACCGACGCGGACTTCCGCGTGGACAACACCGTGGTCACCACCGGTTTGAAGCTGCGCGGGGTCTACAACATCTTCAACGCGGCCGCCGCGCTGGCGCTGGCCCGCGTGATCGCCGGTCCGCAGGCCAATTCCGAGGCCCTCTTCACGGCGCTGTCCAACGTGGAACCCGCGTTTGGCCGCGGCGAGTCGCTGGTGGTCAACGGCCAGCCGCTGGAACTGGTGCTGGTGAAGAACCCCAGCGGTTTCCGGCTGGGCCTGAAGTCCTTCGCGGCCCACGGATACTCCACCATGATCGCGATCAACGACAACTACGCCGACGGCCGGGACATGTCATGGCTGTGGGACGTGGATTTCGAAACCCTCGCCGAGAACGGCGTGGACATGGTCACCGGCGTGCGTGCCTATGACATGGCGCTGCGGCTGAAGTACGACGACGTGCCGGTGGCGGCCATTGACCCGGACATCACCGATGCGCTGAAGAAGTTCATCGCGTCCTCCGGGTCCTCGCCCATGCGCATCTTCTGCACGTATACGGCCATGTTGGCCGTGCGGCGGGAACTTTCCAAGATCACGACAGTAGAGGTGGTCTCATGA
- a CDS encoding type 1 glutamine amidotransferase, translating into MSEAHNPTAGEDRTINILQLYPREMNIYGDWGNVLVLKQRLKWHGYNANVLEYNVGDDFPADVDLLVGGGGQDSGQVVIQDDLQTIAPTLRAMAEDDLPMLAICGLYQLFGNFFKTHTGTVIPGIGLLDLETHGGTERLIGNVLSVSEEFGEIHGYENHSGQTFLGSGVRPLAEVRKGEGNNSKDNWEGARYRNVVASYLHGSLLPKNPAIADFLLQQAVIRKFGSFEPRPSSAKDLAELAKLSELARQHASQRPR; encoded by the coding sequence ATGAGCGAGGCGCACAACCCCACGGCCGGCGAAGACCGGACCATCAACATCCTGCAGCTGTACCCGCGGGAAATGAACATCTACGGGGACTGGGGCAACGTCCTGGTCCTCAAGCAGCGCCTGAAGTGGCACGGCTACAACGCCAACGTCCTGGAGTACAACGTGGGCGACGACTTCCCGGCGGACGTGGACCTGCTGGTGGGCGGCGGCGGACAGGACAGCGGGCAGGTGGTCATCCAGGACGACCTGCAGACAATTGCTCCGACCCTGCGCGCCATGGCCGAAGACGACCTGCCGATGCTCGCCATCTGCGGGCTCTACCAGCTCTTCGGCAACTTCTTCAAGACGCACACCGGGACCGTGATTCCGGGCATCGGCCTCCTGGACCTGGAGACCCACGGCGGCACCGAACGATTGATCGGCAACGTGCTCTCGGTCAGCGAGGAATTCGGCGAAATCCACGGCTACGAGAACCACTCCGGCCAGACGTTCCTGGGTTCGGGCGTGCGTCCGCTGGCCGAGGTCCGCAAGGGCGAAGGCAACAACTCCAAGGACAACTGGGAGGGTGCCCGCTACCGCAATGTGGTGGCCAGCTACCTGCACGGTTCCCTGCTGCCCAAGAACCCTGCCATTGCCGACTTCCTGCTTCAGCAGGCCGTGATCCGAAAGTTCGGTTCCTTTGAGCCGCGGCCGTCGTCAGCCAAGGATCTGGCGGAGCTGGCCAAGCTCTCGGAATTGGCCCGGCAGCACGCCTCGCAGCGTCCGAGGTAG
- a CDS encoding CapA family protein, translated as MGIRSNGFASTTGATRRTGSGIRMAAAVFLLAAVAGCAPVAPSPDTEAPPSSSDPAPGSASGSPAGPGQTSPGAVPTPTPTTGLGAECAAARCFSLMVAGDLLVHPQLWTQAGADAAVSGKMPLDFTPLLEGKRAYLDSADLGICHMETPVAETDGPYTGYPLFNVPPQILTAAKDVGYDACTTASNHTVDAGTAGLNRTLGVLDALGLPHTGSYASEADAAEPFILQTPAARVSVVEATYGLNGMTADFDWQVDLLDPAVMIAKAKAARAAGADVVVGAVHAGDEYASVPNAQQIEVAHALADSGEFDFIYGHHSHSVLPIENYNGTWIAYGLGNAVTELSPWYDVNNEGLILRAQFGQDDDGAWTVTDLAWAPSVIVRDPYRWCSVAADLPQGACASPDHQAEVRARTIPVVESMGAADAGAHEWLVSTDPVR; from the coding sequence ATGGGTATACGCAGCAACGGATTTGCCTCCACAACCGGAGCAACGCGTCGAACAGGGTCCGGAATCAGGATGGCCGCCGCGGTGTTCCTGCTTGCAGCAGTTGCCGGATGCGCCCCCGTGGCGCCTTCGCCGGACACGGAGGCACCGCCGTCGAGTTCCGATCCGGCTCCCGGGTCCGCTTCCGGTTCGCCCGCAGGCCCCGGCCAGACGTCCCCGGGCGCGGTTCCCACCCCTACCCCCACGACCGGACTGGGGGCGGAGTGCGCGGCGGCACGGTGCTTCTCACTGATGGTTGCCGGAGATTTGCTGGTGCATCCGCAGCTGTGGACTCAGGCCGGTGCCGACGCCGCGGTCTCCGGGAAGATGCCGCTGGACTTCACGCCGTTGCTCGAAGGCAAGCGGGCCTATCTGGACTCCGCAGACCTGGGCATTTGCCACATGGAAACACCCGTCGCGGAAACGGATGGACCCTACACCGGCTATCCGCTGTTCAATGTTCCGCCGCAGATCCTCACCGCGGCAAAGGACGTGGGCTACGACGCCTGCACCACCGCCAGCAACCACACGGTGGACGCCGGAACCGCCGGGCTGAACCGGACCCTCGGGGTACTCGACGCACTGGGCCTGCCGCACACCGGCTCGTATGCCTCGGAGGCGGACGCTGCGGAGCCCTTCATCCTGCAGACTCCCGCCGCCAGGGTTTCCGTTGTGGAGGCCACCTACGGATTGAACGGCATGACCGCGGACTTCGACTGGCAGGTGGACCTGCTGGATCCTGCGGTGATGATCGCCAAGGCCAAAGCCGCCCGCGCCGCCGGTGCCGACGTCGTGGTGGGAGCGGTGCACGCCGGGGACGAATACGCCTCCGTTCCCAATGCGCAGCAGATCGAGGTAGCCCATGCCCTGGCTGACAGCGGCGAGTTCGATTTCATTTACGGCCATCACAGCCACTCCGTGCTGCCGATCGAAAACTACAACGGAACCTGGATTGCCTACGGCCTGGGCAACGCCGTTACCGAGCTTTCTCCCTGGTATGACGTGAATAACGAGGGCCTGATCCTGCGCGCCCAGTTCGGCCAGGACGACGACGGCGCCTGGACCGTCACGGACCTGGCCTGGGCGCCTTCCGTCATCGTCCGGGACCCCTACCGCTGGTGCTCCGTTGCTGCGGATCTGCCGCAGGGTGCCTGCGCATCGCCGGATCACCAGGCTGAGGTGCGGGCGCGGACCATTCCCGTGGTCGAGTCCATGGGTGCTGCCGATGCCGGTGCGCACGAATGGCTGGTGTCCACGGATCCCGTGCGCTGA
- a CDS encoding M3 family metallopeptidase, whose product MSNPFLRTSTLPYQLPPFEEITPDDFLPAFKTGFEEHLAEIDAIVANSEPPNFENTIAAMERAGQTLARTAYVFFTFTAADATEPIQAIQQEVGPQLAAHDDSIHLNKALFERVNAVSTDGLDDESARLVSEYRRSFIRAGAQLDDEGQARMRELNARLSILGTEYAQKLLKDTNQSALLVTDAAELAGLSDDDIASAAAAAAEAGGAEAGKKQYLLSLVLPTSQPALASLTNRDTRRRLLEASLNRGFRNNEENTLGLAAEMAALRAERAELLGFANHAEFATDDQTAPSLEAIHAMLGKLAPPAVRNAHAEAELLREAAARDGVEDLQAWDWSFYSEQVRREKFSVDRAALRPYFELERVLHDGVFYAANRLYGVTFTERPDLAGYHPDVRVWEVKNEDGSGLGLFLGDYYTRDTKAGGAWMNSLVHQSSLLGTSPVVINNLNIAKPPAGEPTLLSFDEVVTAFHEFGHALHGLFSDVTYPQFSGTSVPRDFVEYPSQVNEMWMLWPEVVANFAKHHVTGEPLPQDAIDRLEAASTWGEGFGTTEYLGATLLDLAWHELAPGETVQDPEAFEAAALERAGVALDLVPPRYRSGYFKHIFAGGYAAAYYAYIWSEVLDADTVEWFKENGGLTRENGDRFRRELLARGNSIDPLQAFRNFRGREAAIDPLLHRRGLA is encoded by the coding sequence ATGAGTAACCCTTTCCTGCGCACCAGCACCCTGCCCTACCAGCTCCCGCCGTTTGAGGAGATCACGCCCGATGATTTCCTTCCCGCCTTCAAGACGGGCTTCGAGGAACACCTCGCGGAAATCGACGCGATTGTGGCAAACAGCGAGCCCCCCAACTTTGAGAACACCATCGCCGCGATGGAACGGGCCGGTCAAACGCTGGCACGCACGGCCTACGTCTTTTTCACGTTCACGGCAGCGGATGCCACCGAGCCGATCCAGGCCATCCAGCAGGAAGTCGGACCGCAGCTGGCTGCGCATGACGACAGCATCCACCTCAACAAGGCCCTTTTCGAACGGGTCAACGCCGTCTCCACCGACGGATTGGATGATGAATCCGCCCGTCTGGTGTCCGAGTACCGCCGCAGCTTCATCCGGGCCGGCGCCCAGCTCGACGACGAGGGGCAGGCACGCATGCGCGAACTGAATGCCCGCCTGTCCATCCTGGGCACCGAATATGCGCAGAAGCTGCTCAAGGACACCAACCAATCGGCCCTGCTGGTGACCGACGCTGCGGAGCTGGCCGGCCTGTCCGACGACGACATCGCGTCCGCGGCAGCGGCGGCCGCCGAGGCAGGCGGGGCCGAGGCAGGCAAGAAACAGTACCTGCTGTCCTTGGTCCTGCCCACCTCGCAGCCGGCGCTGGCCTCCCTCACCAACCGGGACACCCGCCGTCGGCTTCTTGAGGCCTCCCTGAACCGCGGTTTCCGGAACAACGAAGAGAACACGCTCGGTCTCGCCGCCGAGATGGCTGCATTGCGTGCCGAGCGCGCCGAGCTTCTGGGATTCGCCAACCATGCCGAGTTCGCCACCGACGACCAGACGGCTCCGTCCTTGGAAGCCATCCACGCGATGCTCGGAAAGCTGGCACCGCCGGCGGTCCGCAACGCACACGCCGAGGCGGAACTGTTGCGTGAAGCCGCCGCCCGCGACGGCGTCGAGGACCTGCAGGCCTGGGACTGGTCCTTCTATTCCGAGCAGGTCCGGCGCGAAAAGTTCAGCGTGGACCGCGCTGCGCTTCGGCCCTATTTTGAGCTGGAGCGGGTCCTGCACGACGGCGTCTTCTATGCTGCCAACCGCTTGTACGGGGTGACGTTCACCGAACGTCCGGACCTCGCCGGCTACCACCCGGACGTCCGGGTCTGGGAAGTGAAAAACGAGGACGGTTCCGGGCTGGGATTGTTCCTGGGCGACTACTACACCCGCGACACCAAGGCCGGCGGGGCGTGGATGAACTCTCTCGTGCACCAGTCCTCGCTGCTGGGAACCTCCCCCGTGGTCATCAACAACCTGAACATCGCCAAGCCGCCGGCCGGGGAGCCAACCCTGCTCTCCTTCGACGAAGTGGTGACGGCGTTCCATGAATTCGGCCATGCCCTGCACGGCCTGTTCTCGGATGTCACCTACCCGCAGTTCTCCGGAACGTCCGTTCCCCGCGACTTTGTGGAGTATCCCTCCCAGGTCAACGAAATGTGGATGCTGTGGCCGGAGGTCGTCGCCAACTTCGCCAAGCACCACGTCACGGGTGAACCGCTCCCCCAGGACGCCATCGACCGGCTCGAGGCAGCCTCCACCTGGGGCGAAGGCTTCGGCACCACGGAATACCTGGGCGCCACGCTCCTTGACCTCGCCTGGCACGAGCTCGCACCGGGCGAAACGGTGCAGGACCCCGAAGCGTTCGAGGCAGCGGCCCTGGAGCGTGCCGGCGTCGCACTGGATCTGGTGCCGCCCCGCTACCGGTCCGGTTACTTCAAGCACATTTTCGCCGGCGGCTACGCGGCCGCCTACTACGCGTACATCTGGAGTGAAGTCCTGGACGCGGACACCGTGGAGTGGTTCAAGGAAAACGGCGGGCTGACCCGGGAGAACGGAGACCGGTTCCGCCGCGAACTGCTCGCCCGGGGCAACAGCATTGATCCGCTGCAGGCCTTCCGGAACTTCCGCGGCCGGGAAGCCGCCATTGATCCCCTGCTGCACCGCCGCGGTCTGGCTTAA
- a CDS encoding GNAT family N-acetyltransferase yields MVTIAACQELHQDWLKNLAGATGGRTFSTHESDWVWLPARRQLVLLYPQRISPAGIRPGLAEGMRLGAQSVSVWMNNAASYAPLEAFGFRRGPQPLWMSAPVTAPQQYSAAAAAIDPDPPEVTGPDAEELAAGRAHPRSAWHLTTRGDGKLTGRAWVYDPSVAARPPHAPDPISGRPGIPAAPARKPRKGSLAGIFGLSVGPSSRRRGYGTALLSRAAAVAAAAGADRLAINAAPAGSELCAARGFELIGRGQYLFLDLR; encoded by the coding sequence ATGGTCACCATTGCCGCCTGCCAGGAGCTCCATCAGGACTGGCTGAAAAACCTGGCCGGCGCCACCGGCGGCCGCACCTTCTCCACGCATGAGTCGGACTGGGTGTGGCTGCCGGCGCGGCGGCAACTGGTGCTGCTGTATCCGCAGCGGATTTCACCCGCCGGCATCCGCCCGGGGCTCGCCGAGGGCATGCGGCTCGGCGCGCAGAGCGTGTCCGTGTGGATGAACAACGCAGCAAGCTACGCACCCCTGGAGGCCTTCGGTTTCCGCCGGGGACCGCAGCCGTTGTGGATGAGCGCCCCCGTGACGGCACCGCAGCAGTACAGCGCGGCCGCGGCGGCCATCGACCCGGATCCGCCGGAGGTCACCGGGCCCGACGCCGAGGAACTCGCCGCCGGCCGTGCCCACCCTCGCAGTGCGTGGCACCTGACCACACGGGGCGACGGGAAGCTGACCGGGCGGGCCTGGGTGTACGACCCGTCCGTCGCCGCGCGGCCGCCCCACGCACCGGATCCAATTTCCGGCAGGCCCGGAATTCCCGCGGCTCCGGCACGGAAACCCCGAAAGGGGTCCCTGGCCGGAATTTTCGGGTTGTCCGTTGGACCTTCCAGCCGGCGCAGGGGTTACGGAACAGCGCTGCTGAGCCGCGCTGCCGCAGTGGCAGCCGCTGCCGGCGCGGACCGGCTTGCCATCAACGCCGCACCCGCCGGCTCCGAGCTTTGCGCGGCCCGCGGCTTCGAACTGATTGGCCGCGGACAATATCTGTTCCTGGACCTGCGTTAA
- the pdxS gene encoding pyridoxal 5'-phosphate synthase lyase subunit PdxS produces the protein MSGSLSPVTGSSRVKRGIAEMLKGGVIMDVVTAEQARIAEDAGAVAVMALERVPADIRAQGGVSRMSDPDMIDSIIDTVSIPVMAKARIGHFVEAQVLQSLGVDYIDESEVLTPADYANHIDKWKFTVPFVCGATNLGEALRRINEGAAMIRSKGEAGTGDVSNATMHMRAIRSEVARLSSLPEDELYVAAKELQAPYELVKEVAAAGKLPVVLFTAGGIATPADAAMMMQLGADGVFVGSGIFKSGNPAQRAAAIVKATTFFDDADEVAKASRGLGEAMVGINVDEIPQPHRLAERGW, from the coding sequence ATGTCCGGTTCCCTGTCTCCGGTCACCGGCAGCAGCCGGGTCAAGCGCGGCATCGCCGAAATGCTCAAGGGCGGGGTGATCATGGATGTGGTCACTGCTGAGCAGGCACGCATTGCCGAGGACGCCGGAGCCGTGGCCGTCATGGCGCTTGAGCGTGTGCCGGCGGACATCCGCGCCCAGGGCGGTGTTTCCCGGATGAGTGATCCGGACATGATCGACAGCATCATCGACACCGTCTCCATTCCGGTCATGGCCAAGGCCCGCATCGGACATTTTGTCGAGGCACAGGTCCTGCAGTCACTCGGCGTTGACTACATTGACGAATCCGAGGTCCTGACCCCGGCCGATTATGCCAACCACATCGACAAGTGGAAGTTCACTGTTCCCTTTGTCTGCGGCGCAACGAACCTGGGCGAAGCACTGCGGCGCATCAACGAAGGCGCGGCCATGATCCGGTCCAAGGGCGAAGCGGGCACGGGCGACGTTTCCAATGCCACCATGCACATGCGCGCCATCCGCTCCGAGGTGGCCCGGCTGTCCTCGTTGCCCGAAGATGAACTGTACGTCGCCGCCAAGGAGCTGCAGGCACCCTATGAGCTCGTCAAAGAGGTGGCTGCGGCCGGCAAGCTTCCGGTGGTGCTGTTCACAGCCGGCGGCATCGCCACACCCGCTGATGCTGCCATGATGATGCAGCTCGGCGCGGACGGCGTGTTTGTGGGCTCGGGCATCTTCAAATCCGGCAACCCCGCCCAGCGTGCGGCGGCGATCGTCAAGGCCACCACCTTCTTTGACGACGCCGATGAAGTCGCCAAGGCATCGCGCGGACTGGGGGAGGCCATGGTGGGCATCAACGTGGACGAGATCCCGCAGCCGCACCGGCTGGCCGAACGCGGCTGGTAA
- the pgsA gene encoding phosphatidylinositol phosphate synthase yields the protein MLNKYARGFFTAVFTPLASWLLRRGITPDMVTIAGTLGVMIGGLVFYPLGQLFWGTLFITAFIFSDVIDGIMARQQARTGKWGGFLDSTLDRFADGALFAGVSIWFFTGGNNDAIGISAIIALVLGMLVSYIRAKAESLGFNANVGIAERAERLVSLLVATGLVGLGVPEILLLVVLVLLCAASCVTIAQRMLAVRRQALPKAR from the coding sequence GTGCTGAACAAATACGCGCGGGGATTCTTCACTGCCGTTTTCACCCCGCTGGCCAGCTGGCTGCTGCGCCGCGGGATCACCCCGGACATGGTCACCATTGCCGGGACGCTGGGCGTGATGATCGGCGGGCTGGTGTTCTACCCGCTGGGACAGTTGTTCTGGGGAACCCTGTTCATCACCGCGTTCATCTTCTCGGACGTCATTGACGGCATCATGGCCCGCCAGCAGGCACGGACCGGAAAATGGGGCGGTTTCCTGGACTCAACCCTGGACCGCTTCGCCGACGGCGCCCTGTTTGCCGGCGTCAGCATCTGGTTCTTCACCGGCGGCAACAACGACGCCATCGGCATCTCCGCCATCATTGCGCTGGTGCTGGGCATGCTGGTTTCCTACATTCGGGCCAAAGCGGAGTCACTGGGATTCAACGCCAACGTTGGCATTGCCGAACGTGCAGAACGCCTCGTCTCCCTGCTGGTGGCCACCGGACTGGTGGGCCTGGGAGTCCCCGAGATTCTGCTGCTGGTGGTCCTGGTGCTCCTGTGCGCGGCCAGCTGCGTCACCATTGCGCAGCGGATGCTCGCGGTCCGGCGGCAGGCACTGCCGAAGGCCCGTTAG
- a CDS encoding HIT family protein — translation MENSSQDDGGSPYPGDAAVTDSFELAGVPDSFARLWTPHRLAYIKGGQEQVSSEHNCPFCAAPGRSDEESLIVHRGKYAFVILNLFPYNAGHLLVCPYRHVPDYTDIDERETAEIASLTQTAMRVLRKVSNPSGFNLGMNQGVTGGAGIAAHLHQHIVPRWGGDGNFLPIIAQTKAITQTLGDVRQQVADAWPENGSGQDSED, via the coding sequence ATGGAAAACAGCAGCCAGGACGACGGCGGCAGTCCCTATCCCGGGGATGCCGCAGTCACCGACTCATTCGAGCTTGCGGGCGTGCCGGATTCATTTGCACGCCTGTGGACCCCGCACCGCCTGGCGTACATCAAGGGTGGGCAGGAGCAGGTTTCTTCGGAGCACAACTGCCCGTTCTGCGCCGCACCGGGCCGTTCCGACGAGGAATCGCTGATTGTCCACCGCGGCAAGTACGCCTTTGTCATCCTGAATTTGTTTCCGTACAACGCCGGGCACCTGCTTGTCTGCCCGTACCGGCACGTGCCGGACTACACGGACATTGACGAGCGGGAAACAGCCGAGATTGCTTCCCTGACGCAGACCGCCATGCGGGTGCTGCGCAAGGTCTCCAATCCCAGCGGCTTCAACCTGGGCATGAACCAGGGCGTGACCGGGGGAGCGGGAATTGCCGCCCACCTGCACCAGCACATTGTGCCGCGCTGGGGCGGGGATGGAAACTTCCTGCCGATCATCGCGCAGACGAAGGCCATCACCCAGACCCTGGGCGATGTCCGGCAGCAGGTGGCCGATGCCTGGCCGGAAAACGGCTCCGGCCAGGACAGCGAGGACTGA